In Antedon mediterranea chromosome 10, ecAntMedi1.1, whole genome shotgun sequence, one genomic interval encodes:
- the LOC140060336 gene encoding methyltransferase-like protein 27: protein MTSKSEPGQYTSDTRHSSLKNVLSEDVGINERISHYDTWAKTYDQDMEVYGFTGPQIAAEYMKRYFTAINSSYLDCGSGTGLLGIHIKELGYTDFHALDASSVSLEKAKSCKAYTNFIQEFITTGKLSIETDTYDGLVCCGCFAPGHLEPDCVEDWCRIVKPDGVVIIVMNQKWLSQEPAYNKGKLEGAFQKRVDEGKWELVVREQKDGYFNKDVGEVFVFKIK from the exons ATGACGTCAAAATCAGAACCTGGACAATATACAAGTGATACTAGACATTCCAgcttaaaaaatgttttgtcaGAAGACGTTGGTATAAATGAACGAATTTCACACTATGATACCTGGGCAAAAACATATGACCag gACATGGAAGTGTATGGTTTTACTGGACCGCAAATAGCTGCAGAATATATGAAGAGATATTTTACAGCCATCAACTCCAGTTACTTGGATTGTGGATCTGGTACCGGTCTTCTAGGCATACAT ATTAAAGAGTTAGGGTACACAGACTTCCATGCACTCGATGCATCCAGTGTATCACTAGAGAAGGCAAAATCTTGTAAAGCATATACAAATTTCATTCAAGAATTCATTACTACAGGGAAACTTAGTATAGAAACAG ATACATATGATGGTTTGGTGTGTTGTGGTTGTTTTGCTCCTGGGCATTTAGAACCAGATTGTGTTGAAGATTGGTGCCGTATTGTTaaaccag ATGGTGTTGTGATCATTGTAATGAACCAAAAATGGCTATCTCAAGAACCAGCTTACAACAAAGGGAAACTTGAGGGTGCCTTCCAGAAACGTGTCGACGAAGGCAAATGGGAGTTAGTTGTTAGAGAACAGAAAGATGGATATTTTAACAAAGATGTAGGAGAagtttttgttttcaaaattaaataa